The genomic interval TAACCATCACCCTGAAAAAACCCTTTGCCGCCTTTACCTCCCTTTTAGCCTTCCCCGGAGCCTGTGCCGTCTCCCCCAAAAGTTATACTATAGGCGAGGGACAGTTTAAACCCAATGAGCTTGTGGGTACAGGGCCCTACAAACTGGTTTCTTTTGACGGAGATTCCATCTCCCTTACCCCCTTTTCTGACTACTGGGGAGAAAAACCAGCTAACCAAGGAATTGATATTCAAATCTACGCCGGCAACTCCGCCAACCTCTACAACAGCTTCCTCACTGGTGCTATTGATGTAGCCTATCAGACTTTCGCCCCCCCCCAAATCACTAGTCTCCTCCAACAGGCCAAAAATGGCTCTTTTCAAGTACTTCAAGGCAAGGGCACCGTTATCAGCTACCTGGTGCTAAATCGCAATCAACCCCCCCTTGACAAACCAGAAGTCAGAAAAGCCATCGCCTCCCTCATACAGCGCAGTCTGTTTATAGAAAGAGTACTACAAGGTCAAGCTGAACCTCTATACAGTCTAATCCCCACCGTATTTGACGTCTCCCTGCCAGTATTCCAACAGGGGGAAGGGGATATAGAATTAGCTAAAAAACTCTTGACAAAAGCGGGATTTTCTGCCAGCAATCCAGCAGTGGTGGAAATATGGTACCCCTCAGCCTCAAAAGTGCGTAGTGGTGTTGCCTCCACCCTCAGGGCCTTGGCAGAAGAGAAGTTAGGCGGTATAATCCAATTTGTGCCCTCAGGGGTAGAAAGCGCCACCGCCTTTAGTAACCTGGGCAAGGGAGTTTATGCCTCTTTCCTGGGAGACTGGTATCCCGACTTCCTCGATGCAGACAATTACATTCAACCCTTCTTACAATGCACCCGTGGCGACGAGAAACAGGGTTGTGTAGAAGGGGGGGCACAAACTCAGGGCTCCTTCTACTACAATGGTACCGTCAACCAATTAATTGACCAACAAAGACAAGAAAAACAAGAGGCAAAACGAAAAGCTATATTTGCCCAAATCCAGAAAATTCTGGCGGAGGATGTGCCCTATATCCCCCTATGGCAAAACAAAGACTATGTCTTCTTCCAAAACTCCATTGAAGGGGTGTATCTCAACCCTAGTCAACAGTTGCCCTTCTGGACTTTAAAGACTACCGACCAGACTACTAAGCAGTAACACCCAATAATAATTATATCCCCGCTAGTTCCAGCTGGGGCGAGTCTAACCATACTCTGCCATCCAAGGCTAACTGTTCAATGTAACTGGCCAACCGTAGAGCTTTCAAGGCTTGTTCGCCTCCCACAGACGGGGGTTTGCCTCCCCTCACACAACTTACAAAGTGTTCTAATTCTGCGTGTAAAGGCTCGATATTACTTGTGTATACCTTTTCGATCAAACCGTCTTGACGATAGAGAATTTGACCATAGTCGGTAGTACAATTGGCAGTAGTCTGACGGTGAATAAGAATCTCATTGTTGAGGAAATCAGCCTCTGTCAAACTATTACGACAATGGGCCACAAGACGACGAATTTTGCGGTGGGTAACCTTACTAGCCGTTACAGTGGCAACAATGCCATTGGCGAAATTTAAAGTGGCAGTGACATAATCAAGATAGGGGGATTCTGGCGCACGACTCCCACTGGCACTAAGTCTTGTAACAGGCGCCCCCGCCAATTCCATCAATAGATCCAAATCGTGTATCATTAAGTCTAGCACCACTGACACGTCATTGGCCCTTTGGGAATAAGGGCTCAAACGGTGCGCTTCCAATGCTAAAATGTGTTCCGTCTTCAATACCTTACTCAACTCCTGAAACGCCGGGTTGAATCTCTCTATATGCCCCACCTGTAAAATACAATTGTTGTCTGCCGCCGCATTC from Geminocystis sp. M7585_C2015_104 carries:
- a CDS encoding peptide ABC transporter substrate-binding protein, yielding MKPLRQVLKYITLALLCFSLIVACNGNRQQNPSTSNTNSPPRNGRIVIGTTLKPRTLDPADSYEAAGLNIIYNVAESLYTYKVGTTELIPLLAEAMPKISDDGLVYTIPLRKGVKFHDGTPFNAEAMKFSLDRFIQNGGKPSFLLSDIVKDIKVSGEYQLTITLKKPFAAFTSLLAFPGACAVSPKSYTIGEGQFKPNELVGTGPYKLVSFDGDSISLTPFSDYWGEKPANQGIDIQIYAGNSANLYNSFLTGAIDVAYQTFAPPQITSLLQQAKNGSFQVLQGKGTVISYLVLNRNQPPLDKPEVRKAIASLIQRSLFIERVLQGQAEPLYSLIPTVFDVSLPVFQQGEGDIELAKKLLTKAGFSASNPAVVEIWYPSASKVRSGVASTLRALAEEKLGGIIQFVPSGVESATAFSNLGKGVYASFLGDWYPDFLDADNYIQPFLQCTRGDEKQGCVEGGAQTQGSFYYNGTVNQLIDQQRQEKQEAKRKAIFAQIQKILAEDVPYIPLWQNKDYVFFQNSIEGVYLNPSQQLPFWTLKTTDQTTKQ
- a CDS encoding Gfo/Idh/MocA family oxidoreductase, with protein sequence MKNQRLSSEHLIIHKNYEKPLRVGVIGVGNMGQHHTRVLSLLKDVELVGVADVNVERGLDVASKYRVHFFENYLDLLPHVEAVCIAVPTRLHYKVGLDCLKAGIHVLIEKPIAASIEEAESLVNAAADNNCILQVGHIERFNPAFQELSKVLKTEHILALEAHRLSPYSQRANDVSVVLDLMIHDLDLLMELAGAPVTRLSASGSRAPESPYLDYVTATLNFANGIVATVTASKVTHRKIRRLVAHCRNSLTEADFLNNEILIHRQTTANCTTDYGQILYRQDGLIEKVYTSNIEPLHAELEHFVSCVRGGKPPSVGGEQALKALRLASYIEQLALDGRVWLDSPQLELAGI